A region of the Chitinispirillales bacterium ANBcel5 genome:
AAGTGATGCCTTATTCTCAGGTCCTTAAGAGCTAGCTGTTCTTTTACCATCAGCCGAAGGTTTTTAACCAAATCAGGGGTGCACCATTGTCCCAACCCTATATCAAACAGACTTTTTTCCTCAACAGCCGCTCTTGAAAGCTTAAAGGTGGTTAAAAAGGAGGTATTGGCTATCTGTACCTGAAAATTTTCGTCAAGGATCAACAAAGGTTCCCAGAGCGCATCAATACTACCTCTATCAAAATAAAGACTTTCTATTCTGCCCGGATCTGCCAAGCTATCCTCCCGAGAAATGATACAGTGCTTTTAAATAACAAAACGAGGTGAAGTCAACGGACAGACCCCACCCATGAGTTTAGTAAGCAACAGACAGGCCAGAGCGATTCATGAACAAAGAGTAGAGGGGTTTAGTGAGTCGTGGTATCAATGAATCAGTTTGCGTTTTAGTCGCCCGATTCCAAAATACCCTGCGATAAAAGTAAATAAAATTATAAAGGCGATATCCCATATAATTACAGGTTCGTAGTTTGCAAAATTAAGATTGCGCGCCAGGCGTACCGCATGGGTAAGAGGAAGCAGCTCGGCAAAATACTGAACCACCCGTGGCAGGTTTTCCAGCGGGAAGATGACCCCGGAGAAGAAAAACATCGGTGATAGCACACCGGTAAAATAGAAGTTAAAGTGATTGATATTAGAAACAAATGAGGTGATAAGCAAGGATGTGGATGCAAAGAGTACACCGGTTAAGAAACCAACCACAGGAGTAAACAGGACCCCGGGATATGGCATAAGCCCAAAAACCGACAGCACTAAAATCACCGCAAGAGAGAAGAAAAAACCCTTGGTACCGGCCCACAAAACCTCTCCCAGCAAAAGGTCACAAACGGAAAGGGGTGCTGCAAGCATTCCATCATAAACCTTTTCAAACTCATACCTGATAAACGTTCCATAGGAACATTCAAACGCTGCGGTGTACATCGCAGTTGTTAATGGAAGACCGGTT
Encoded here:
- a CDS encoding ABC transporter permease, coding for MPSSNNRLYPSLAIRILSVWYRHFRVYTKNIISNGLPPFLEPLIFLVGLGIGLDRYVTEMSGLPYLIFLATGLPLTTAMYTAAFECSYGTFIRYEFEKVYDGMLAAPLSVCDLLLGEVLWAGTKGFFFSLAVILVLSVFGLMPYPGVLFTPVVGFLTGVLFASTSLLITSFVSNINHFNFYFTGVLSPMFFFSGVIFPLENLPRVVQYFAELLPLTHAVRLARNLNFANYEPVIIWDIAFIILFTFIAGYFGIGRLKRKLIH